One Persicobacter psychrovividus DNA window includes the following coding sequences:
- a CDS encoding SusC/RagA family TonB-linked outer membrane protein yields MKRALLMAFALLLTVSTVFAQGRVVTGTVTAEENGDPVPGVNVLIKGQGTGTVTDIDGKYSINVDQPKAVLVFTFIGLATEEIVVGSQSTINMTMTADIKQLTEVVVTALGITREKASLGYAVQEVGSKDLTAGQSVNAMAGLSGKVAGVQISGGTGNMGGSQRVLIRGANSVTGNNQPLYVIDGVPIDNSDFNSTNAARGAGGYDYGGMANDINPEDIESMNVLKGPSAAALYGSRAANGVIMITTKKGTRKQGIGVSVNSSVTFEKVNRIQKLQRSYGGGLGDFTEQDGNLIPLYRMDESWGPKYDGQMNVVHWDGIDDANGYKVIETREWKAPDNDVVDFFETGVALSNSVALNGANDKGRFRLSYTNLTSNGYMPNSELKKNSFNFSGDYKLHKRLTANSNVSFVRTEALGRPGTGYDGGNVMQQFGQWGQRQLDMKRLSNYKNADGSQRTWNRIAFDNPNPQYSDNPYWTRYENYQNDERDRLFGNFGLNYEVIDGLNVSGKVYYDGYTFRAYERTAVGSQAQSYFGETVRVRSEMNFEGMANYTKQINDDFNLSAMLGVNKRVENYRRNTMETSGGLVLPGLYSVDNSVDAPVVSAFSSNKIVTSVFGNVSLGYKSMLYLDATARNDWSSTLPEANNSYFYPSVTGSFVVSELPSIQDISGINFLKARVGWAKVGNDTDPYQLREVYTNIDNSGPDYSIPNTYLEPNLKPESTYSWEVGLEGSFLDNRLTFDVTYYDMKTVDQIVSAAVSGSTGYYYQKMNAGEMTNKGIEFVLGGDIVRSDNGFNWNASVNFARNRNKLVKLDDEEKLKNYRIANAPFLVSVNAKVGEAYGAIMGTDFIYDDQGRKVVDATGRYLQTREAQVLGTVMPDFNLGFRNAFSYKGFDASVLIDVQQGGSYWSTSNMWGMYSGMIEATTVNGMREDGLVLPNTVTGTVTYDEEGNYTVTDVKENETNISAYRYGTDHYSRADAQNIFDASYMKLREVTIGYSLPKSLIGPFQKVRVGAFGRNLAIWGLDNENFDPETAVTSSGNIQGIEGGALPSTATFGFNVSANF; encoded by the coding sequence ATGAAAAGAGCTTTACTGATGGCTTTTGCTCTTCTGTTGACAGTTTCAACAGTTTTTGCACAAGGCCGAGTAGTAACCGGAACGGTTACTGCTGAAGAGAATGGAGATCCAGTACCAGGTGTAAACGTCCTGATCAAAGGGCAAGGTACAGGTACCGTAACTGATATTGACGGTAAGTATTCCATTAATGTAGATCAACCAAAGGCAGTACTTGTATTTACTTTTATTGGTTTGGCTACAGAAGAAATTGTCGTAGGAAGCCAATCTACGATTAACATGACCATGACGGCGGATATCAAGCAGTTGACTGAAGTTGTTGTAACAGCACTTGGTATTACCAGAGAGAAAGCATCTCTTGGTTATGCAGTTCAGGAAGTAGGGTCAAAAGATTTGACTGCAGGACAATCAGTAAACGCTATGGCAGGTTTGTCTGGTAAGGTTGCTGGTGTTCAGATTTCTGGCGGTACAGGTAACATGGGTGGTTCGCAGCGTGTATTGATTCGTGGTGCTAACTCCGTTACAGGTAACAACCAACCATTGTATGTGATTGATGGTGTGCCGATTGATAACTCTGACTTTAACTCTACGAATGCAGCGCGTGGTGCAGGTGGATATGACTACGGTGGGATGGCGAATGATATCAACCCTGAGGATATCGAGTCGATGAACGTATTGAAAGGCCCATCGGCAGCGGCACTTTACGGTTCTCGTGCAGCCAATGGTGTAATCATGATTACAACTAAAAAAGGAACAAGAAAGCAAGGTATCGGTGTATCGGTAAATTCTTCTGTAACTTTTGAGAAAGTAAACAGAATCCAAAAATTACAGCGTTCATACGGTGGTGGTCTTGGAGACTTTACAGAGCAGGACGGTAACTTGATTCCTCTTTATAGAATGGATGAGTCTTGGGGACCAAAATACGATGGCCAAATGAATGTTGTTCATTGGGATGGTATTGATGATGCAAATGGTTATAAAGTCATTGAAACTCGTGAGTGGAAAGCTCCAGACAATGATGTAGTTGACTTCTTTGAAACAGGTGTGGCATTGTCTAACAGTGTAGCATTGAACGGTGCGAATGATAAAGGTCGTTTCCGTTTGTCGTACACCAACTTGACATCTAACGGTTATATGCCAAATTCTGAATTGAAGAAAAATTCATTCAACTTTTCAGGAGATTACAAATTGCATAAGCGATTGACTGCTAATTCAAATGTTTCTTTCGTTCGTACTGAAGCTTTGGGACGTCCAGGTACAGGTTACGATGGCGGAAACGTAATGCAGCAGTTCGGTCAGTGGGGTCAGCGTCAGTTGGATATGAAGCGTTTGTCAAACTATAAAAATGCTGATGGTAGCCAAAGAACTTGGAACCGTATTGCATTTGATAACCCTAACCCTCAGTATTCTGATAACCCTTACTGGACTCGTTACGAGAACTACCAGAATGATGAGCGTGACCGTTTGTTCGGTAACTTCGGATTGAACTATGAAGTAATTGACGGATTGAACGTAAGTGGTAAAGTTTATTATGACGGTTATACTTTCCGTGCATATGAGCGTACTGCAGTAGGTTCACAAGCGCAATCATACTTTGGTGAAACTGTTCGTGTTCGTTCAGAAATGAACTTTGAAGGTATGGCGAACTACACGAAGCAAATCAACGATGATTTCAACCTTAGCGCAATGTTAGGTGTAAATAAGCGTGTTGAGAATTACCGTCGTAATACAATGGAGACTTCAGGTGGTTTGGTATTGCCAGGCTTGTATTCTGTAGATAACTCTGTAGACGCTCCTGTTGTATCTGCTTTCTCTTCTAACAAGATTGTTACTTCCGTATTTGGTAATGTTTCTTTGGGCTACAAAAGCATGTTGTATTTGGATGCAACGGCTCGTAACGACTGGTCTTCAACACTTCCTGAAGCGAATAACTCTTACTTCTACCCATCTGTAACGGGGTCGTTTGTTGTTTCTGAATTGCCATCAATCCAAGATATCTCAGGAATCAACTTCTTGAAAGCACGTGTTGGTTGGGCGAAAGTAGGTAACGATACTGATCCTTACCAATTGAGAGAAGTTTATACCAACATCGATAACTCTGGTCCTGACTACTCTATCCCTAATACTTACCTTGAGCCAAACTTGAAGCCTGAGTCTACTTACTCTTGGGAAGTTGGTTTGGAAGGTAGCTTCCTTGATAATCGCTTGACTTTCGATGTTACTTATTATGACATGAAAACAGTTGATCAGATTGTATCAGCAGCAGTATCAGGTTCAACAGGTTACTACTACCAAAAGATGAATGCTGGTGAGATGACCAACAAAGGTATTGAGTTTGTTTTAGGTGGTGATATCGTTCGTTCTGATAATGGATTTAACTGGAATGCTTCTGTAAACTTCGCAAGAAACAGAAACAAATTGGTGAAATTGGATGACGAAGAAAAGTTGAAAAACTACCGTATTGCAAATGCACCATTCTTGGTATCTGTAAACGCAAAAGTAGGTGAGGCTTACGGAGCAATCATGGGTACTGATTTCATCTATGACGATCAAGGACGTAAAGTAGTAGATGCTACAGGTCGTTACTTGCAAACTCGCGAAGCTCAAGTTTTGGGTACTGTTATGCCAGATTTCAACTTAGGTTTCAGAAATGCTTTCTCTTACAAAGGATTTGATGCTTCGGTATTGATCGATGTTCAGCAAGGTGGTAGCTACTGGTCAACTTCAAACATGTGGGGTATGTACTCAGGTATGATTGAAGCAACTACTGTTAACGGTATGCGTGAGGATGGCCTTGTATTGCCTAACACCGTAACGGGTACAGTAACTTATGATGAAGAAGGTAACTACACTGTTACTGACGTGAAAGAAAATGAGACGAACATCTCAGCTTACAGATATGGTACTGACCATTACTCAAGAGCAGATGCACAAAACATCTTTGACGCTTCTTACATGAAGTTGAGAGAGGTAACCATCGGTTACTCTTTGCCAAAATCATTGATCGGTCCTTTCCAGAAAGTTCGTGTAGGTGCATTCGGTCGTAACCTTGCGATCTGGGGATTGGATAATGAAAACTTCGATCCAGAAACTGCAGTAACTTCTTCTGGTAATATTCAAGGTATTGAAGGTGGTGCTTTGCCATCAACTGCAACCTTCGGATTCAATGTTTCTGCAAACTTCTAA
- a CDS encoding TonB-dependent receptor, which translates to MKRAILLSLMLLFTAFTVFAQGKVVSGTVTAEESGEPIPGVNVLIKGTASGTITDIDGNYSINASGNDVIIFTFIGLATEEVKVGTQTNINMTMTADIKQLEDVVIVGYTKVDQATTVPVIANVKEIVTPNVAQALTGKSTGVAIQASTGQPGAKTNVRIRGIGSITGNSNPLYVIDGIIMDSDEVITANQQAERDPLANINPTDIEDIRILKDAAATALYGARASNGVIVITTKKGKAGKTNFTASISEGATSRYQGNFKMMDSPTFSKFHGEDFDPATGVNTNWGDLAFQTGRTSDYQVSASGGNEKTRYYASGGYFNQEGILVGSNFERYSGRLSVDNQVSDRMKVSFGVDLSKSIQSDASDGNLYSSPLLGSYLQAPLIDPYDADGNAYDVLPTGPWTAIRANFISDVDKNYRKTESLWGGVSGKLDYQLMEGLSFRSTNAYRFENMRKDNFSSPTSYDGADAVAPGNLAIYQGYSGTFTTTNLFNYETTIDKHNITALAGTEYQQSNQDWNYMYGAGFPEPINNIGSATQQFSLDGRGTAYRFFSFLSQVTYNFDDRYFASVSYRRDGSSRFGSSNQFGDFYSIGGSWKVSNESFWNSNVFEDLKLRASYGTTGNAGIGNFNSIGMYRYAIYNGRPAAYHSQIANPDLTWEVKHKSNIGFDVRVAKRVTVNFDAYHENSTDLLLDVPLAGETGFNSVTMNAGSMVNKGVELNISSDNIDQGDFTWSTDFNISFNHNEVTSMNGIEPIRSSFNTIEEGKAMYTFYMPEWMGAEPNSGAAAWYVNKDVADADRTENMFEAANGKLATTNYSEAARIDGGSALPVWVGGLTNRFTYRGFDASFLFTFSGGNYIYNGTRRFIDSDGIYPYNQMAAATEDRWEAPGDNASRPAYGSLGNQHSTRYVEKGDYIQLRNITLGYTLPNEFVSQIGLSKVRVFVSGQNLWMGTNYSGYTPTTVDYDGYNFFEYPEGRVFTGGLTVSF; encoded by the coding sequence ATGAAGAGAGCAATACTTCTCTCCTTGATGCTACTTTTTACAGCCTTTACTGTATTTGCACAAGGGAAAGTGGTTTCTGGAACAGTAACCGCTGAAGAGTCAGGGGAGCCAATCCCTGGCGTAAACGTTTTGATCAAGGGTACCGCTTCTGGTACGATCACGGACATCGACGGAAATTACAGCATCAATGCATCCGGCAATGATGTGATCATTTTTACCTTTATCGGTTTAGCGACTGAAGAAGTAAAAGTTGGAACACAAACCAATATCAATATGACCATGACTGCTGATATTAAGCAGTTGGAGGATGTAGTGATCGTTGGTTATACCAAAGTCGATCAGGCAACAACAGTACCTGTAATCGCAAATGTGAAAGAAATTGTAACACCTAACGTCGCACAAGCCTTAACAGGTAAGTCAACTGGTGTCGCTATTCAGGCTTCAACAGGTCAGCCAGGTGCGAAAACCAACGTTCGTATCCGTGGTATTGGATCGATCACGGGTAATTCTAACCCATTGTATGTTATCGATGGTATCATCATGGACTCTGACGAGGTAATCACAGCAAATCAGCAAGCTGAGCGTGATCCATTGGCGAACATCAACCCTACTGATATTGAGGATATCCGTATCCTGAAAGATGCCGCAGCTACAGCACTTTATGGTGCGCGTGCATCAAATGGTGTAATTGTAATTACAACTAAAAAAGGTAAAGCAGGAAAAACAAACTTCACTGCTTCGATTTCTGAAGGTGCGACTTCTCGCTACCAGGGGAATTTCAAAATGATGGATAGCCCAACATTCTCTAAGTTCCACGGTGAGGATTTTGACCCAGCAACAGGTGTAAACACTAACTGGGGTGACTTGGCTTTCCAAACAGGTCGTACTTCAGATTACCAAGTTTCTGCTTCAGGTGGAAATGAAAAAACACGCTACTATGCTTCTGGTGGTTACTTCAACCAGGAAGGTATTTTGGTAGGTTCAAACTTTGAGCGTTATTCAGGTCGTTTGTCTGTAGACAACCAGGTTTCTGATCGCATGAAAGTTTCTTTCGGTGTTGATTTGTCGAAATCTATTCAGTCAGATGCATCAGATGGTAACTTGTATTCTTCTCCACTATTAGGATCTTACCTTCAGGCGCCATTAATCGATCCTTATGATGCAGATGGTAACGCTTACGATGTATTGCCTACAGGTCCTTGGACAGCAATCCGTGCCAACTTCATCAGTGATGTTGATAAAAACTACCGTAAAACAGAGTCTTTGTGGGGTGGTGTTTCTGGTAAATTGGATTACCAACTGATGGAAGGATTGTCTTTCCGTTCAACAAACGCTTATCGTTTTGAGAACATGAGAAAAGATAATTTCTCTTCTCCTACTTCTTATGACGGAGCGGATGCAGTTGCACCAGGTAATTTGGCAATCTATCAAGGTTACAGTGGAACATTCACAACAACTAACCTTTTCAACTACGAAACAACCATCGACAAACATAACATTACTGCTTTGGCAGGTACAGAGTACCAGCAATCAAATCAGGACTGGAATTATATGTATGGTGCTGGTTTTCCTGAGCCTATTAACAATATCGGTTCTGCAACACAGCAGTTCTCTTTGGATGGCCGTGGAACAGCTTACCGTTTCTTCTCTTTCCTTTCTCAGGTAACTTATAACTTCGATGATCGCTATTTTGCTTCGGTATCTTACCGTCGTGATGGTTCATCTCGTTTCGGTTCTTCAAATCAGTTTGGTGATTTCTACTCTATTGGTGGTAGCTGGAAAGTGTCTAACGAATCATTCTGGAATTCAAATGTTTTTGAAGACTTGAAACTACGTGCTTCTTATGGTACAACAGGTAACGCCGGTATCGGTAACTTCAACTCAATCGGTATGTACCGATATGCAATTTACAATGGTCGCCCTGCGGCTTACCACTCACAAATCGCAAACCCAGATTTGACTTGGGAGGTAAAACATAAATCCAATATTGGTTTTGATGTTCGTGTAGCAAAACGTGTAACGGTGAACTTCGATGCTTACCATGAAAACTCTACAGACCTATTGTTGGATGTGCCATTGGCAGGTGAGACAGGTTTCAACTCTGTAACCATGAACGCTGGTTCGATGGTCAACAAAGGGGTTGAATTGAATATCTCTTCGGATAATATCGATCAGGGAGACTTCACTTGGTCTACTGACTTTAACATCTCTTTCAACCACAACGAAGTAACATCAATGAATGGTATTGAGCCAATCCGTTCTTCATTTAACACGATCGAAGAAGGAAAAGCGATGTACACTTTCTATATGCCAGAGTGGATGGGTGCAGAGCCTAATTCTGGTGCAGCAGCTTGGTATGTAAACAAAGATGTTGCAGATGCTGACAGAACAGAGAATATGTTCGAAGCTGCTAACGGTAAGTTGGCAACAACAAATTACAGTGAAGCTGCTCGTATAGATGGCGGAAGCGCATTGCCAGTATGGGTAGGTGGTTTGACTAACCGCTTTACTTACAGAGGATTTGATGCTTCATTCTTGTTCACCTTCTCTGGAGGAAACTACATCTACAACGGTACACGCCGATTCATCGATTCTGATGGTATTTATCCTTACAACCAAATGGCTGCAGCGACGGAAGATCGTTGGGAAGCTCCTGGCGACAACGCAAGCCGTCCAGCTTACGGATCATTGGGTAACCAGCACTCTACACGTTATGTGGAGAAAGGTGATTACATCCAATTGAGAAACATCACTTTGGGGTACACACTTCCAAACGAATTTGTATCACAAATCGGTCTTTCAAAAGTTCGTGTATTTGTTTCTGGTCAGAACTTGTGGATGGGAACAAATTACTCAGGCTACACTCCTACAACAGTTGATTACGACGGTTACAACTTCTTCGAATATCCAGAAGGCCGTGTGTTCACTGGAGGTTTGACAGTTAGCTTTTAA
- a CDS encoding RagB/SusD family nutrient uptake outer membrane protein: MKKSVLIALLGLATASCVDLDVKPQGGIVTAERKEELIQANPELLKSSIAGLAANLINYNTLDLSSSRHYDYGYAAICQMSDQSGQDMVTDNNGYNWFSGNADFTNREFTSYENELIWKLFYNHIKMANDIIELIDPATEDEVFKGYLGQAKSARAFAYLNLVQFFQLSYDGHQDAPAVPIVSEQTTFEEAKNNPRATVKEVYEFIKSDLDQAIVLLEDFTTEDKSAMSLNATYGLRARTNLLMHNYPQAATDAEKAMEGTSPYTREDLLVAAANFVDAADKNVILANVITLTNRVVTSGIINWPSHLSSMTGYGYTTAVQNFRRVNKAFFDQIPTTDVRKGWWVDENLQSPITDGVMVGGEPIAEAFAYVPYTNVKFGAYTKVPGNKTNASDWIVMRTEEMILIRAEALAMEGKVSVAKQVLEDFIQTYRDSTFTSKATDATQLVDEIYFQRRLELWGEGFGLKDILRLKKPVVRVDEATKESSYPTAFRINLEKEDPILLFRVPQAEINANNGISESENNTPVPAPSPMLAE; the protein is encoded by the coding sequence ATGAAAAAATCTGTTTTAATAGCATTACTGGGATTGGCCACCGCTTCTTGTGTGGATTTGGATGTAAAACCTCAGGGAGGAATTGTAACGGCTGAAAGAAAAGAGGAGCTTATTCAGGCGAACCCAGAACTGCTAAAGTCAAGTATTGCGGGTTTGGCAGCGAACCTGATTAACTATAACACGCTTGACCTTTCAAGCAGCCGACATTACGATTATGGGTATGCGGCCATTTGCCAGATGTCCGATCAGTCAGGGCAGGATATGGTAACAGACAATAACGGTTACAACTGGTTTAGTGGAAATGCCGATTTTACCAACAGAGAGTTTACCTCTTATGAGAATGAGTTGATCTGGAAGCTGTTTTATAACCATATTAAAATGGCCAATGATATCATTGAACTGATTGATCCCGCCACCGAGGATGAAGTATTCAAAGGGTATTTGGGGCAAGCCAAGTCGGCAAGAGCTTTTGCTTACCTGAATTTGGTGCAATTTTTCCAGTTGAGCTATGACGGTCACCAGGATGCGCCAGCAGTGCCAATTGTAAGCGAGCAAACCACCTTTGAAGAAGCGAAGAATAATCCTCGGGCAACGGTTAAAGAAGTGTATGAGTTCATTAAAAGTGATCTGGATCAGGCGATCGTGTTGTTGGAGGATTTTACAACTGAGGATAAATCTGCCATGAGCCTCAATGCCACCTATGGCTTGCGCGCCCGTACCAACCTGCTGATGCATAATTACCCGCAGGCGGCTACTGATGCCGAAAAAGCGATGGAGGGAACGAGCCCATATACCCGTGAGGATTTATTGGTGGCTGCAGCTAATTTTGTTGATGCAGCGGATAAAAATGTTATTTTGGCCAACGTGATTACGCTTACAAACCGTGTGGTAACCAGTGGGATTATCAACTGGCCATCTCACCTGAGTTCCATGACAGGCTATGGTTATACCACGGCGGTGCAGAACTTCAGAAGGGTCAATAAGGCGTTTTTTGATCAAATACCGACGACTGATGTCCGTAAAGGGTGGTGGGTTGATGAAAACCTGCAATCGCCGATTACCGACGGTGTAATGGTGGGCGGAGAGCCGATCGCTGAGGCTTTTGCTTATGTGCCTTATACTAATGTAAAGTTTGGAGCATATACTAAAGTGCCAGGAAATAAAACCAATGCATCGGACTGGATTGTGATGCGGACAGAAGAGATGATCTTGATTCGTGCGGAAGCATTGGCCATGGAAGGTAAGGTGAGTGTTGCAAAGCAGGTTTTGGAAGATTTTATACAGACTTACCGCGATAGCACTTTCACTTCCAAAGCAACGGATGCCACTCAGTTGGTAGATGAAATTTATTTTCAGCGCCGTTTAGAATTGTGGGGTGAAGGTTTTGGGCTGAAGGATATTCTTCGATTGAAAAAGCCAGTAGTACGTGTAGATGAGGCGACCAAGGAGAGTAGCTACCCTACCGCATTTAGAATTAACCTGGAAAAAGAAGATCCGATATTGTTGTTCCGTGTTCCTCAGGCTGAGATTAACGCGAATAATGGTATTTCTGAGTCAGAGAATAACACACCTGTTCCAGCACCTTCGCCAATGTTGGCGGAATAA
- a CDS encoding RagB/SusD family nutrient uptake outer membrane protein: MNFNKLMIGGLLVASVFGTGCSLEVKPDYALGIEDANAFPQDQLNGAMNRMYRVAYYGRNAYIFGDIGTDNIVEGANNSGRFIFESQMAKFEAMSNSVGSDETNLYDHIYEVVNNANRVIINDKATADQIGQAYFLRALATFDAVKFFDKVPLVLSPVMSITDAVNFKPENDEVTKIYAQVLMDLKMAQESITNTSVNAPTANAAYALASRVLLYIATEVDDFSKIEGVSSQKEAYEMAIAAADAVSGVELLTAKDYADYFYTQGKSSLETIFEIAVVESQSRGSDNFGNIYYLDKTGAGYGAYTANPEFVKMHSDEDVRKSMFVTVEEEKPGFQYVYKFAQSDGVTGLHAPKILRYSEVLLNKAEALAALGRGNDAASIIDQIRAARYTSNAPAVDVANIVEEVFMERRKELAYEGHYMFDLRRHNKGVQLVRLADNKGGSDEVEDFNEFVPAGDIQFWFPIPQRSMQANTSLLQPKYPNQ, translated from the coding sequence ATGAATTTTAATAAATTAATGATCGGAGGCCTTTTAGTGGCTTCCGTATTCGGAACAGGATGTAGTTTGGAGGTAAAGCCAGATTACGCTTTAGGAATCGAGGATGCAAACGCTTTTCCTCAGGATCAGCTTAATGGTGCGATGAACCGTATGTACCGGGTTGCATACTACGGTCGTAACGCTTATATCTTCGGAGATATCGGTACTGACAACATCGTGGAGGGAGCCAACAACTCAGGGCGATTTATCTTTGAGTCGCAGATGGCAAAGTTTGAAGCTATGAGTAACTCAGTAGGTTCAGATGAAACAAACCTTTACGATCACATCTACGAGGTGGTTAATAACGCCAACCGTGTAATTATCAATGACAAGGCGACAGCAGATCAGATCGGTCAAGCTTACTTCTTGCGTGCATTGGCGACTTTTGATGCCGTGAAGTTCTTTGATAAAGTGCCATTGGTTTTGAGCCCAGTAATGAGTATCACCGATGCGGTAAACTTCAAGCCAGAGAATGATGAGGTAACTAAAATCTATGCTCAGGTATTGATGGACCTTAAAATGGCGCAGGAGTCAATCACTAATACGAGTGTGAATGCACCAACAGCAAATGCCGCTTATGCGTTGGCATCTCGTGTGTTGTTGTATATCGCTACTGAGGTAGATGATTTTTCTAAAATTGAAGGCGTAAGCTCACAAAAAGAAGCATATGAAATGGCGATTGCTGCCGCTGATGCAGTATCTGGCGTTGAGTTATTGACTGCAAAAGATTATGCTGATTACTTCTACACACAAGGAAAATCTTCTTTGGAGACTATTTTCGAGATTGCTGTAGTAGAATCTCAGAGCCGTGGGTCTGATAACTTCGGTAACATTTACTACTTGGATAAAACAGGAGCCGGTTATGGTGCTTACACTGCAAACCCTGAGTTTGTAAAAATGCATTCCGATGAGGATGTTCGTAAATCGATGTTCGTAACGGTAGAAGAAGAAAAGCCAGGCTTTCAGTATGTGTACAAGTTTGCACAGAGTGACGGTGTAACAGGTTTGCATGCTCCGAAAATTTTGCGTTACTCAGAAGTGTTATTGAACAAGGCGGAAGCCTTGGCCGCTTTGGGACGTGGAAACGATGCAGCGAGCATTATCGACCAGATTCGTGCAGCTCGTTATACTTCTAATGCACCAGCAGTAGATGTAGCCAACATCGTTGAAGAAGTATTCATGGAGCGTCGTAAGGAATTGGCTTACGAAGGACATTATATGTTCGACTTGCGTCGTCATAATAAAGGTGTACAGTTGGTGCGCTTAGCAGACAACAAGGGAGGAAGCGATGAGGTCGAAGACTTCAATGAGTTTGTTCCAGCGGGAGATATCCAGTTCTGGTTCCCAATCCCTCAGCGTTCAATGCAAGCCAATACTTCTTTGCTTCAGCCAAAATACCCTAATCAATAA
- a CDS encoding SusD/RagB family nutrient-binding outer membrane lipoprotein has translation MKLFNKIVLGVGVLGTLATGCTQGFEEANTNNNAPEVVPTYSLMYGGTRAIVDELRDEWMFSGRGVNSWVQYWAQRNYTEEDRFQYRENNNNSSWKRIYTSLNDIQRVIEIAQDPELSGSYALAYGDPDNQAAAAMILKAWTFQILADSYGAVPYHTTGAENADFQALNIAMYPAPKYVSAEEIYPDLLNELKAAAEMIDTSKPVFTERDYIFGGNAEAWKRFANSLRVRVAVRMRAKDQTLADKHITEAVASGVMESNDHTAAYTYDAFALKGAPKYGAFFVSNRTDFAVANSFVDLLKGLDVKPDGTTPMNNPFAGLVDPRLQKFASPVGTTTEAIKAGIVPELDDLSKYVGQPYGLDNGIASEVSPFTSLPSQGVLKVDFSEVLMEYAELCFLLSEVNNWDQMYYEKGVRASMERWGVEETKIDAYVAALPAASMETVLTQKYIALYLQPAEAWAEYRRTGYPMTIIMPGDVTYVNEDGESFEFEPLVPDLTEMPARLNFSQEEFLLNEDGYKAGVSVLGGNSLDTKVWWMP, from the coding sequence ATGAAATTATTTAATAAAATAGTATTAGGCGTAGGTGTCTTAGGCACCTTGGCCACAGGTTGTACTCAAGGATTTGAGGAAGCCAACACTAATAATAACGCCCCTGAGGTTGTACCAACTTATTCATTGATGTACGGTGGAACACGTGCGATTGTAGATGAGTTGCGTGATGAGTGGATGTTCTCTGGTAGAGGTGTAAACTCTTGGGTACAATATTGGGCACAGCGTAACTATACGGAAGAAGATCGTTTCCAGTACAGAGAGAACAATAACAACAGTTCATGGAAGCGTATTTATACTTCTTTGAATGACATTCAGCGTGTGATTGAGATTGCTCAAGATCCAGAATTGTCAGGAAGTTATGCGCTTGCTTATGGTGATCCTGATAACCAGGCAGCTGCAGCCATGATCCTTAAAGCTTGGACTTTCCAAATTTTGGCGGATTCTTACGGTGCGGTTCCTTACCATACTACAGGTGCTGAAAATGCCGATTTTCAGGCGTTGAACATTGCAATGTACCCTGCTCCAAAATATGTTTCAGCTGAAGAAATCTACCCAGATTTACTGAATGAGTTGAAAGCGGCAGCAGAGATGATCGATACTTCTAAGCCAGTATTTACTGAAAGAGATTACATCTTCGGTGGTAATGCAGAAGCTTGGAAACGTTTCGCAAACTCTTTGCGTGTTCGTGTAGCTGTTCGTATGAGAGCGAAAGATCAAACATTAGCTGATAAGCATATTACAGAAGCGGTTGCTTCTGGTGTGATGGAAAGTAATGATCACACTGCTGCTTATACTTATGACGCTTTTGCGTTGAAAGGTGCTCCAAAATACGGTGCCTTCTTCGTATCTAACCGTACTGACTTTGCGGTAGCAAATTCATTTGTTGATTTGTTGAAAGGATTGGATGTTAAGCCTGATGGCACAACACCAATGAACAACCCATTTGCAGGTCTTGTAGATCCTCGCCTTCAGAAATTTGCTTCTCCTGTAGGAACAACTACTGAAGCGATCAAAGCAGGTATCGTTCCTGAGCTTGACGATTTGTCTAAGTATGTAGGTCAGCCTTACGGTTTGGATAACGGTATCGCATCAGAAGTAAGCCCATTTACCTCTTTGCCAAGCCAAGGAGTATTGAAAGTTGATTTTTCTGAGGTGCTTATGGAGTATGCTGAACTTTGTTTCTTACTTTCTGAAGTAAACAACTGGGATCAGATGTACTACGAAAAAGGTGTACGCGCTTCGATGGAACGTTGGGGTGTTGAGGAAACTAAAATTGATGCATATGTGGCAGCATTGCCTGCAGCAAGCATGGAAACAGTATTGACTCAAAAGTATATCGCATTGTACCTTCAGCCAGCAGAAGCTTGGGCTGAATACCGCAGAACAGGTTACCCAATGACAATCATTATGCCTGGTGATGTAACATACGTAAATGAGGATGGCGAATCATTTGAGTTTGAGCCTCTTGTGCCAGATTTAACTGAAATGCCTGCACGTTTGAACTTCTCTCAAGAAGAATTCTTGTTGAACGAAGACGGATACAAAGCGGGTGTTAGTGTATTGGGTGGTAACAGCCTTGATACTAAAGTTTGGTGGATGCCTTGA